A region of the Rhizobium binae genome:
ATTTACGCTCACGCGACTAGATTATCGGGAGCAATCCCTCCTCTCGAAAGGGAGGGAAGACGACCGGGAGCAAGTCATGTGCCGAAATATCAAGCCTCTCTTCAATTTTGATCCGCCGGCGACGGACGAGGAGATCCATGACGCCGCCCTGCAGTTCGTGCGCAAGCTGAGCGGAACCAACAAGCCCTCGAAGCGCAATGAGGCGGCATTTGAACAGGCGGTCAATGCGATCGCACAATGCGCCCATGAGCTGCTGCATTCGCTCGAGACCACGCAACCGCCTCGCGATCGCGCCGAAGTCGCTGCAAGGGCGCGCGCGCGATCGGCGATGCGCTTCGCGTAAGAGGGGCGATCGACAGAGAATCAGAATAGCCCAACCGTTGCCGGCCTGCTGTTGCCTCATCGATGCACGATTTGCC
Encoded here:
- a CDS encoding DUF2277 domain-containing protein, producing the protein MCRNIKPLFNFDPPATDEEIHDAALQFVRKLSGTNKPSKRNEAAFEQAVNAIAQCAHELLHSLETTQPPRDRAEVAARARARSAMRFA